The following coding sequences lie in one Phoenix dactylifera cultivar Barhee BC4 unplaced genomic scaffold, palm_55x_up_171113_PBpolish2nd_filt_p 000700F, whole genome shotgun sequence genomic window:
- the LOC120106942 gene encoding uncharacterized protein LOC120106942 isoform X2, giving the protein MDGVNGLEKKEMNSKKLKVLCLHGFRTGGSFLRKQIGKWDPSIFQDFLLDFPDGIFLAGGKSDIEDIYPPPYFEWFQFNKGATLSALLISYQAKGKILKDHPPIKFLVSISGCKFRDPKICDIAYKDPIKVKSVHFIGDKDWLRQPSEELTAAFDSPLILRHPQGHTVPRLDEINVKNLSEWTRSILKSSITYDAPGVETWKTEANNANIKQAVVADPKSMEATDSVLKATFTEG; this is encoded by the exons ATGGATGGAGTAAATGGActggagaagaaggagatgaaTTCGAAGAAGCTGAAGGTGCTCTGCCTTCATGGCTTCCGAACCGGTGGGAGCTTTTTGCGCAAACAAATCGGCAAATGGGATCCTTCCATCTTCCAAGATTTCCTCTtg GACTTCCCTGATGGGATTTTTCTGGCGGGAGGGAAGTCGGACATTGAGGACATATATCCGCCTCCATATTTTGAGTGGTTCCAGTTCAACAAG GGTGCAACATTATCGGCTCTTTTGATTAGCTACCAAGCAAAG GGGAAGATATTGAAGGACCATCCACCAATAAAATTTCTTGTCTCAATCTCAGGGTGCAAGTTCAGAGACCCAAAGATATGTGACATTGCCTACAAAGACCCCATTAAGGTGAAATCTGTGCATTTCATTGGAGACAAGGACTGGCTGAGACAGCCCTCCGAGGAGCTGACTGCTGCCTTTGATAGCCCATTGATTCTAAGGCACCCTCAAGGTCACACAGTCCCCAGGCTAG ATGAGATAAACGTGAAGAATCTTTCTGAATGGACCAGAAGTATACTCAAAAGTAGTATCACATATGATGCTCCTGGTGTGGAGACCTGGAAAACTGAGGCAAACAATGCCAATATAAAGCAAGCAGTTGTTGCTGATCCAAAGAGTATGGAAGCTACAGATTCAGTACTGAAGGCTACATTTACAGAAGGCTAG
- the LOC120106942 gene encoding dihydrofolate reductase-like isoform X1, whose amino-acid sequence MDGVNGLEKKEMNSKKLKVLCLHGFRTGGSFLRKQIGKWDPSIFQDFLLDFPDGIFLAGGKSDIEDIYPPPYFEWFQFNKDFTEYTNLEECILYLCDYMTKNGPFDGMLGFSQGATLSALLISYQAKGKILKDHPPIKFLVSISGCKFRDPKICDIAYKDPIKVKSVHFIGDKDWLRQPSEELTAAFDSPLILRHPQGHTVPRLDEINVKNLSEWTRSILKSSITYDAPGVETWKTEANNANIKQAVVADPKSMEATDSVLKATFTEG is encoded by the exons ATGGATGGAGTAAATGGActggagaagaaggagatgaaTTCGAAGAAGCTGAAGGTGCTCTGCCTTCATGGCTTCCGAACCGGTGGGAGCTTTTTGCGCAAACAAATCGGCAAATGGGATCCTTCCATCTTCCAAGATTTCCTCTtg GACTTCCCTGATGGGATTTTTCTGGCGGGAGGGAAGTCGGACATTGAGGACATATATCCGCCTCCATATTTTGAGTGGTTCCAGTTCAACAAG GACTTCACAGAGTACACAAATTTGGAGGAGTGCATTTTGTACTTATGCGATTACATGACAAAGAACGGTCCTTTTGATGGAATGCTTGGCTTTTCTCAG GGTGCAACATTATCGGCTCTTTTGATTAGCTACCAAGCAAAG GGGAAGATATTGAAGGACCATCCACCAATAAAATTTCTTGTCTCAATCTCAGGGTGCAAGTTCAGAGACCCAAAGATATGTGACATTGCCTACAAAGACCCCATTAAGGTGAAATCTGTGCATTTCATTGGAGACAAGGACTGGCTGAGACAGCCCTCCGAGGAGCTGACTGCTGCCTTTGATAGCCCATTGATTCTAAGGCACCCTCAAGGTCACACAGTCCCCAGGCTAG ATGAGATAAACGTGAAGAATCTTTCTGAATGGACCAGAAGTATACTCAAAAGTAGTATCACATATGATGCTCCTGGTGTGGAGACCTGGAAAACTGAGGCAAACAATGCCAATATAAAGCAAGCAGTTGTTGCTGATCCAAAGAGTATGGAAGCTACAGATTCAGTACTGAAGGCTACATTTACAGAAGGCTAG